The stretch of DNA AAATGGTCAACCCATTCGTCAATAAAGGCTTTTGCGTGCCAACCTTGATCAATAATATATTTCGTGACAGCAGATAACCAAACTAAATCCGTACCTGGATAAGGTTGATAAAATTCATCTGCACGTTGCGCCATTTCATGTTTACGAATATCAAACACATGCAGTTTTTGACCGAACAACTTGTGTGACCGTTTTATTCGTGAGGCGATGACAGGATGCGCTTCTGCTGTGTTCGTCCCAATTGTAATGACCATTTCCGCGTTGCCGATGTCTTCTATTGATCCTGAATCCCCACCATGTCCAACCGTGCGAAATAATCCTTTAGTCGCCGGCGCTTGACAATATCTCGAACAGTTATCAATATTGTTCGTGCCAATCACTTGACGGGCAAGCTTTTGCATTAAGTAAGATTCTTCATTTGTCGCTTTTGAAGATGAAATAAAGGCCAGTGCGTCTGGGCCATGCTGATCTTTAATTGCTTGCATACGTCCAGCCACGTATTGAATCGCTTCATCCCATTCTACTTCTTCAAAATGATCACTGCGACGGATAAGCGGTTGTGTCAAACGTGCTTCAGAGTTGACGTAATCCCAACCGAATTTTCCTTTCACACAAGTAGAAATTTTGTTTGCTGGTGAATCATGCGAAGGTTGTACTTTTAAGATTTCGCGGTCTTTTGTCCAGACTTCAAAGCTACATCCCACACCACAATATGTGCACACCGTCTTCGTTTTCTTAATGCGCGTTTCACGCATTGCGGCTTCCGAATCCGATACAGCGAACAGTGGACCGTAACCCGTCTCCGCTTTCTTCGTTAAATCAATCATTGAAGCTAATGATCCTGGTGCTATATCCGTCATATAACCTACGTTGCCTACCATGTTATTTTCCATCATTGCGTTACATGGACATACTGTTGCACATTGGCCACAGCCGACACATGAAGAGTCATTAATTGAGACGTCGTTATCCCAAATGACACGTGGATGTTCACGCTCCCAATCAATCGATAACGTTTCATTGACTTGAACGTCTTGACACACTTCAACACAACGCCCACATAAAATACATTGATTCGGATCATAACGATAAAAAGGGCCGAAATCAACTTCATACGGTTTCGGTTGGTATTCATAAGTTTGATGCTCCAACCCCCATTGATCCATCGTATTATGAATTTCACAATTCCCATTATTATAATCACATACGGTACAGTAAAGTTGATGCTTTTGTAAAATGCGGTCTAGTGCTTCTTTTTGACTGTCTTTCGCGTCTTTAGTCGTGGTATTAACGACCATTGATTGCTCAATCGTTGTCCCACATGCACGTACAATCTTGCCATCCACTTCTACTGCACAAGTGTCACAAGTTTGAATCGGTCCTAAAGATTCGTTATAACAAATCGATGGAACAAATGTACGTTTCTCTTTGATGAATTCGAGTAAATTTTGACCAGGTTCTGCAAAGTACGTTTGGCCATCTAGCGTTACATTAAGTTGTTCTTGCATCCATATCCCCCCTATATTTTACTTTTACTCAGATGCCCGACATATGTAGTTACTTTTATTCTATACCTTCTAGCGATAAAAGTTAACTGATTTTAAGCCTATAAATCAATGATGCACCTTTCAACGAGAAAAAGCGGGTCACGTCACAATACATGGCATCATCATTAGTGTGTCTCACCTTGAACAGCCGCAATATCTGTGTCGTAATCGAGGCATACTTTTATTGCAGTTAGCAAGCCGGTTACCATCATATCAATAGCCATCGACGGTTTCTCAGGCTTATTGACGACCTGAGCAGGCGCAAACGGAACATGAATAAATCCTGTTCTCATATGCGGGTAATGCGTTGCGGCTTCAAAAGCCAATTGATACATCATATGGTTGCATACGAATGTGCCGGCACTGTTAGATAATCGTGCCGGAATCCCTTTTGCACGTATCGCTTCAACCATTCTTTTAACAGGTAATGATGTAAAATAAGCCGGTGCACCCGCTTGCTGAATAGGTTGATCAATCGGTTGTTGACCTTGATTGTCAGGAATTCTCGCATCATCAATGTTAATTGCGATTCGTTCCGGTGTGATTTCATAACGTCCTCCTGCTTGCCCGACTGCAATGACGACATCGTACGCAGTTTCTTTCAACTTTTCACGCACGACTACCATACATTGATGAAACACCGTCGGAACTTCCAACTTATCAATCGTATGCCCCTCTATCATATCAGGCAATTGTTCCACCGCTTGTAATGCGGGATTTACACTTTCTCCACCAAAAGGATCAAATGCTGTGACTAACACTTTCATGATTAAAACCTCCTCAGTTGATTAAAATGCGAGTAGATACATTAACACGATATGCGCAACGATAAGAATGAATGCCATTGGCGCTTGTGCCTTAATGACACCTAATTCATCCTTCATTTCCAGCAACGCAACAGGAAGTGTATTAAAATTTGCTGCCATAGGGGTTAACAACGTCCCACAAAAACCTCCAGTCATTGCTAATGCCCCAACGATCGCTGGATTCCCACCATTGGCGATGACAAAAGGAACGCCAATGCTCGCGGTGATCACCGTAAACGCAGCAAATGCATTACCCATTAACATTGTAAAAATAACCATGCCTAACACA from Staphylococcus lutrae encodes:
- the pcp gene encoding pyroglutamyl-peptidase I, whose protein sequence is MKVLVTAFDPFGGESVNPALQAVEQLPDMIEGHTIDKLEVPTVFHQCMVVVREKLKETAYDVVIAVGQAGGRYEITPERIAINIDDARIPDNQGQQPIDQPIQQAGAPAYFTSLPVKRMVEAIRAKGIPARLSNSAGTFVCNHMMYQLAFEAATHYPHMRTGFIHVPFAPAQVVNKPEKPSMAIDMMVTGLLTAIKVCLDYDTDIAAVQGETH
- the fdhF gene encoding formate dehydrogenase subunit alpha yields the protein MQEQLNVTLDGQTYFAEPGQNLLEFIKEKRTFVPSICYNESLGPIQTCDTCAVEVDGKIVRACGTTIEQSMVVNTTTKDAKDSQKEALDRILQKHQLYCTVCDYNNGNCEIHNTMDQWGLEHQTYEYQPKPYEVDFGPFYRYDPNQCILCGRCVEVCQDVQVNETLSIDWEREHPRVIWDNDVSINDSSCVGCGQCATVCPCNAMMENNMVGNVGYMTDIAPGSLASMIDLTKKAETGYGPLFAVSDSEAAMRETRIKKTKTVCTYCGVGCSFEVWTKDREILKVQPSHDSPANKISTCVKGKFGWDYVNSEARLTQPLIRRSDHFEEVEWDEAIQYVAGRMQAIKDQHGPDALAFISSSKATNEESYLMQKLARQVIGTNNIDNCSRYCQAPATKGLFRTVGHGGDSGSIEDIGNAEMVITIGTNTAEAHPVIASRIKRSHKLFGQKLHVFDIRKHEMAQRADEFYQPYPGTDLVWLSAVTKYIIDQGWHAKAFIDEWVDHFDDYYQSLEPYTMEFAETHTGIAKERLIQLAKEIVSVNSVSICWAMGVTQQETGSDTSTAISNLLLATGNYMKPGAGSYPLRGHNNVQGCSDFGSMPDKLPGYQGVADDEARGRYEATWGVKLPSHPGYDNHQMMDHIHAGDLHSLFILGEDTGIVDSNINYVQAALEKVDFLVVQDEFLTFTAEYADVVLPASPSLEKDGTFTNTERRFQRLYQVLKPLGNSKPDWQITQMLAKALGFDWGYTHPAEIMDEASDLTPMFAGVKYHRLEGYNSLQWPVAADGTDSPLLFTERFNFDNGKAKFYALDFKNFYKTNETYDLHVNNGRVLEHFHEGNMTYKVPGLQYKMPTAFVEVSPELAEERGIHEGAAVKLISEQGEATMHVHVTDRVVGKQIYLPLNDNSEAAINYLTSSVTDPETHTPAYKSTTCRMEVLSQRGKSPLNPTNFRNQTRNPQYSVRVDKKWARPDYVFPGDQVMK